A single Epinephelus lanceolatus isolate andai-2023 chromosome 22, ASM4190304v1, whole genome shotgun sequence DNA region contains:
- the LOC144459716 gene encoding zinc finger protein 862-like, whose translation MFLHCLHCNSSKSELYDLFVFFGDEIIKTVCSCSVQTNPGPRLQRFQTEVGTGSTWQGVEINRTSTDDDNLNNIKLRLTNRFCEFVSECFRSLETGVLKAISTLFDLSNWPEDTTALATFGTAELNVIMEHFRPILEPCKDFESEDAARREWLDLKILVACHYRHLDFQVLWQRLIQGAIGRAGQFQHMQVVAEISLVLPMSSSCCERGFSCMKRVKSDWRSRLANDTLNSLMQISMHGPPHEEYSSVRAVTKWWSGGRRSRRPLYCD comes from the exons atgtttttacattgcTTACACTGTAACAGCTCAAAGTCAGAGTTGTatgatttatttgtgttttttggtgatgaaattattaaaactgtttgttcatgttcagTGCAGACAAACCCAGGCCCAAGGCTGCAGCGGTTCCAGACTGAAGTTGGGACTGGATCCACCTGGCAAGGTGTTGAGATCAACAGGACTAGCACCGATGATGACAACTTGAACAACATCAAGCTTCGCCTCACCAACAggttctgtgagtttgtgtcagagtgttTCAGGAGTCTCGAGACCGGCGTTCTGAAAGCAATTTCCACACTCTTCGACTTGTCCAACTGGCCAGAAGACACCACCGCCCTGGCTACATTTGGCACCGCTGAACTGAATGTCATTATGGAGCACTTCCGCCCCATCCTGGAGCCATGCAAGGACTTTGAATCTGAGGATGCAGCAAGGCGAGAGTGGCTTGACCTCAAGATCCTGGTTGCCTGTCACTACAGGCATCTTGATTTCCAG GTGCTGTGGCAGCGGCTGATCCAGGGTGCCATCGGAAGAGCTGGCCAGTTCCAGCACATGCAGGTGGTAGCAGAGATCAGCCTTGTCCTCCCCATGAGCAGCTCCTGCTGCGAGCGTGGTTTCTCCTGCATGAAACGGGTGAAGTCGGACTGGAGGTCTCGCCTGGCCAATGACACTCTGAACAGCCTCATGCAAATCTCAATGCATGGCCCTCCTCATGAGGAATACAGCTCAGTGAGAGCAGTCACCAAATGGTGGAGTGGTGGCAGAAGGTCACGTAGACCACTGTACTGTGACTGA